One Sphaeramia orbicularis chromosome 21, fSphaOr1.1, whole genome shotgun sequence DNA window includes the following coding sequences:
- the LOC115413098 gene encoding trace amine-associated receptor 7a-like produces the protein MEVQNEPELCFPQLLNTSCRKPLTSATETAVVHVIISMMSVLTVILNLLVIISISHFRQLHTPTNLFLLCLAVTDFLVGLVAMPEGIFNLKGCWFLGDHMCAFGNYLTLNIASSNVGNMVLISIDRYVAICDPLHYTNKITMKRATVCICLCWLLSVINNGIILREDLINPERTSSCVGECVLNLDSFGGAVDVVLNFILPVLIIISLYMRVFVVAVSQARAMRSHISAVRIQLSAKVTCKKSELKAARTLGVVVIVFLACYCPYYCVTLSADASVNYVIQHSSISFAVYVAYFNSCFNPVIYALFYPWFRKAVKLIVTLQILQANSSETNML, from the exons ATGGAGGTTCAGAATGAACCAGAGCTCTGTTTCCCACAGCTCCTCAACACCTCCTGTAGGAAGCCCCTGACTTCTGCAACTGAAACTGCTGTGGTCCATGTTATAATCAGCATGATGTCTGTGCTCACTGTGATTCTAAACCTGCTGGTCATCATCTCAATCTCCCATTTCAG ACAGCTCCACACTCCCACCAATCTCTTCCTTCTCTGTCTGGCCGTCACTGATTTCCTTGTGGGTCTTGTTGCAATGCCAGAGGGGATCTTCAATCTCAAAGGCTGCTGGTTTTTGGGTGATCATATGTGTGCATTTGGAAATTATCTGACCTTGAACATAGCCTCTTCAAATGTCGGAAACATGGTGCTCATCTCAATCGACCGTTATGTTGCTATCTGTGACCCTCTGCATTACACTAATAAGATCACAATGAAAAGAGCTACAgtctgtatttgtctgtgttGGCTTTTATCTGTTATCAACAATGGTATTATTTTAAGAGAGGATCTAATTAATCCAGAGAGAACTAGTTCCTGTGTTGGAGAGTGTGTGCTCAACTTAGATTCTTTTGGAGGTGCAGTTGATGTTGTTTTAAATTTCATTCTTCCTGTTCTCATCATTATCAGTCTGTATATGAGAGTGTTTGTGGTGGCGGTGTCTCAGGCTCGTGCCATGCGTTCTCACATTTCAGCCGTCAGAATTCAGCTCTCAGCAAAAGTAACTTGCAAGAAATCGGAGCTGAAAGCAGCTCGGACTCTAGGTGTTGTTGTCATCGTCTTTCTTGCGTGTTACTGTCCATATTATTGTGTTACACTTTCAGCAGATGCTTCCGTTAATTATGTGATTCAACATTCATCTATATCTTTTGCTGTCTATGTCGCATACTTTAACTCCTGTTTTAACCCTGTGATCTATGCCTTATTCTACCCCTGGTTTAGAAAAGCTGTTAAACTCATTGTCACTCTGCAGATTCTGCAGGCGAACTCCTCTGAGACCAACATGCTGTAG